From one Marinobacter sp. LV10MA510-1 genomic stretch:
- a CDS encoding TRAP transporter large permease, translated as MSPDLLMIASFMVALLLGVPVAIALGLGGAVGIVAGLSPDMLGTFGTNTYNSVAKYPLIAIPLFILTGLIFERAGVAASLVRFAQAVIGPRHGGLTVVAVLVCLIMGGMSGSGPADAAAVAMVMLPSMRKAGYPQPFSATLIAASSSTAILIPPSIALILYSIVVPGVDLRALFAAGVFPGILAGLSLLVPALYFSRKYRWEDPEKSERPPFWPSFKAALPALFAPVIILGGLRSGLFTPTEAAVVAVTYGVIVGCLIYRNLSLRGLYDLVTDAAVTSGVVMLIIALAGIFAWAGTTLGTFQHLADALLSLSDNGWVLLGLVMLLVLLAGMLLDAVSIYLILIPIVLPLMNHFGWNPVWFGILLAMNIAIGQFTPPVAVNLMVTTRIANVRLEHTLGWALVFVVAMGVSLLLVALVPGIALWLPDKLGFVVGPW; from the coding sequence ATGAGTCCTGACCTGCTGATGATCGCCAGTTTCATGGTGGCGCTGCTGCTGGGTGTACCCGTGGCCATCGCCCTGGGGCTGGGCGGTGCCGTGGGCATTGTGGCCGGGCTGTCGCCAGACATGCTGGGTACCTTTGGCACCAACACCTACAACAGCGTGGCCAAGTACCCGCTGATTGCCATACCGCTGTTCATATTGACCGGTTTGATTTTTGAACGGGCTGGTGTGGCCGCCAGTCTGGTGCGCTTTGCCCAGGCCGTTATCGGCCCGCGCCACGGTGGCCTGACCGTTGTTGCCGTGCTGGTGTGCCTGATTATGGGCGGAATGAGTGGCTCCGGCCCGGCCGATGCCGCCGCTGTGGCCATGGTGATGCTGCCCAGCATGCGCAAGGCGGGTTATCCGCAGCCGTTTTCCGCCACGCTGATTGCGGCGTCGTCGTCTACCGCCATTCTGATTCCGCCGTCTATCGCGCTGATTCTGTACTCCATTGTGGTGCCGGGGGTGGATTTGCGCGCGCTGTTTGCAGCCGGTGTGTTCCCCGGCATTCTGGCGGGGCTGTCGTTGCTGGTGCCGGCGCTGTATTTTTCCCGCAAATATCGCTGGGAAGACCCTGAAAAATCAGAGCGTCCACCTTTCTGGCCCAGCTTTAAAGCGGCCTTGCCGGCTTTGTTCGCGCCGGTGATTATTCTGGGCGGCCTGCGTTCCGGCCTGTTCACGCCTACCGAAGCCGCGGTGGTGGCGGTCACCTACGGGGTGATTGTGGGCTGCCTGATTTATCGCAATCTGAGCCTGCGCGGGCTTTACGACTTGGTGACTGACGCTGCGGTTACCTCCGGCGTGGTGATGCTGATTATCGCTTTGGCGGGTATTTTTGCCTGGGCTGGCACCACTCTGGGCACCTTCCAGCATCTGGCAGACGCGCTATTGTCGCTGTCAGACAACGGTTGGGTTCTGCTGGGGCTGGTGATGTTGCTGGTGTTGCTGGCGGGTATGTTGCTGGACGCGGTATCCATTTACCTGATCCTGATCCCCATCGTACTGCCGCTCATGAACCACTTTGGCTGGAACCCGGTGTGGTTCGGCATTTTGCTGGCCATGAACATTGCCATTGGCCAGTTTACCCCGCCAGTAGCGGTGAATCTGATGGTCACCACCCGTATTGCCAATGTCCGCCTGGAACACACCCTGGGTTGGGCGCTGGTGTTTGTTGTCGCTATGGGCGTAAGCCTGCTGCTGGTCGCACTGGTGCCGGGTATCGCGCTGTGGCTGCCCGACAAACTCGGCTTTGTGGTTGGGCCCTGGTAG
- a CDS encoding thiol-disulfide oxidoreductase DCC family protein codes for MPAKPILFYDGQCPLCRREIDHYRKVDKQSRIDWQDIFASDTTLAQYRLSHTDAMKVIHAVDSAGTLQSGAHAFVVMWQELPGYRHLATVLKKLHLVGLVNRAYLVFARLRFRSRCKQGCQLPPR; via the coding sequence ATGCCCGCAAAACCCATTTTATTCTACGATGGCCAATGCCCGTTGTGCCGCCGCGAGATTGACCACTACCGCAAGGTCGACAAGCAATCACGCATCGACTGGCAGGATATATTCGCCAGTGACACTACCCTGGCCCAATACCGGCTTAGCCACACCGATGCGATGAAAGTCATTCACGCAGTAGACAGCGCAGGCACTCTGCAGTCTGGCGCCCACGCGTTTGTGGTGATGTGGCAGGAACTGCCGGGCTACCGCCATTTGGCGACAGTATTGAAGAAACTGCACCTGGTTGGCCTGGTGAACCGAGCCTATCTGGTGTTCGCCCGCTTGCGCTTTCGTTCGCGCTGCAAGCAGGGTTGTCAGTTGCCGCCGCGCTAG
- a CDS encoding cold-shock protein: MSTVTGTVKFFNEAKGFGFITREGGPDVFVHYSSIQGGGFKTLAEGQQVEFTVTQGQKGPQAENVVAV, encoded by the coding sequence ATGTCTACAGTTACCGGTACCGTTAAGTTCTTCAACGAAGCAAAAGGTTTTGGCTTTATCACTCGTGAAGGCGGCCCCGACGTATTTGTTCACTACAGCTCTATTCAAGGCGGCGGATTCAAGACCCTGGCTGAAGGCCAGCAGGTTGAGTTCACTGTTACTCAGGGCCAGAAAGGTCCTCAGGCAGAGAACGTTGTAGCTGTCTAA
- a CDS encoding DksA/TraR family C4-type zinc finger protein: MAGGWARDGAVQDQIDASVEDAVNKARSSLGKGDSLIHCEECDREIPEARRVAVPGVRLCIQCQAKLEKQQGKSSGVNRRASKDSQLR; the protein is encoded by the coding sequence ATGGCCGGAGGATGGGCACGGGATGGCGCCGTGCAAGATCAGATCGACGCCAGCGTTGAAGATGCGGTTAACAAAGCCAGAAGCAGTCTGGGTAAGGGCGATAGCCTGATCCATTGTGAAGAATGCGACCGGGAAATACCTGAGGCCCGGCGGGTTGCGGTGCCGGGCGTGCGCCTGTGCATACAGTGCCAGGCCAAGCTGGAAAAACAGCAGGGCAAAAGCAGCGGCGTTAACAGACGCGCCAGTAAAGACAGCCAGCTGCGTTGA
- a CDS encoding putative RNA methyltransferase, which translates to MTITLFNHLICPLDGQPLLMHQNSWRCTNGHSFDNARQGYVHLLPVQNKRSLAPGDSKEMVAARQRFLNAGHYQPIADAVAQSVAEAFKTLGEGAEHQPGIKEPFACLDAGCGEGYYLRQLEASLPGRKHQQQLSLVGLDISKPAVLAASRQSKTTRWLVASNANIPLADGSLGCILSLFGFPVYPEFRRMLRPGGRVIVVDAGSDHLRELREVIYPVLKPEVDKPNASEAPPGFQTIGRHTINFSLALFGESAIADLLAMTPHFYRAKAEGLARAAALGELQVTVDVRLTVMETTQGDDASAPSAALK; encoded by the coding sequence ATGACCATAACGCTATTCAACCACCTTATTTGCCCGTTAGACGGACAACCCCTGCTGATGCATCAAAACAGTTGGCGCTGCACCAACGGACACAGTTTCGATAACGCCCGCCAGGGCTATGTGCACCTGCTGCCGGTGCAGAACAAGCGGTCACTGGCCCCTGGTGACAGCAAGGAAATGGTGGCCGCGCGCCAGCGCTTTTTAAATGCCGGGCACTATCAGCCGATAGCCGACGCGGTTGCGCAATCGGTGGCGGAAGCATTTAAAACGCTGGGCGAGGGCGCCGAGCACCAGCCGGGTATAAAAGAACCTTTTGCCTGTTTGGATGCGGGTTGCGGCGAAGGCTATTATTTGCGCCAGCTTGAGGCTAGCTTGCCGGGCCGGAAACACCAACAGCAACTGTCGCTGGTAGGCCTGGATATTTCAAAGCCGGCGGTGCTGGCTGCGTCAAGACAGTCAAAAACAACGCGATGGCTGGTCGCCAGCAACGCCAATATACCGCTGGCTGACGGGTCTTTAGGCTGCATTTTGAGCCTGTTCGGGTTTCCGGTGTATCCGGAGTTCCGGCGGATGTTGCGCCCTGGCGGCCGGGTGATTGTTGTCGACGCCGGCTCGGATCATTTGCGCGAATTGCGAGAAGTCATTTACCCGGTACTCAAGCCCGAGGTCGACAAACCCAACGCCAGCGAAGCGCCTCCGGGCTTTCAGACAATAGGGCGGCACACGATAAATTTCAGCCTTGCATTGTTCGGCGAAAGCGCCATTGCGGACCTGTTGGCGATGACCCCGCACTTTTATCGCGCCAAAGCCGAGGGCCTGGCCCGCGCCGCTGCACTTGGCGAATTGCAGGTCACGGTGGATGTGCGGCTGACGGTGATGGAAACCACGCAGGGTGACGACGCCAGCGCCCCAAGCGCTGCCTTGAAATAG
- the ahpC gene encoding alkyl hydroperoxide reductase subunit C: MGMINSEIKPFNATAFKQGEFVEISEADVKGKWSVFFFYPADFTFVCPTELGDVADKYEELQKMDVEVFSVSTDTHFTHKAWHDASETINKIQYYMVGDQTGNITNNFGVMREGQGLADRATFLIDPDGIIQAVEITAEGVGRDASELMRRVKAAQYVRKHPGEVCPAKWQEGEATLSPSLDLVGKI, encoded by the coding sequence ATGGGTATGATTAACTCAGAAATTAAACCGTTTAACGCAACCGCTTTCAAACAGGGCGAGTTCGTTGAGATTTCCGAAGCAGACGTAAAAGGCAAGTGGTCTGTATTCTTCTTCTACCCGGCTGACTTCACTTTCGTATGCCCCACCGAACTGGGCGACGTAGCGGATAAGTATGAAGAACTGCAAAAGATGGACGTTGAAGTGTTCTCTGTATCCACAGACACCCACTTCACCCATAAAGCCTGGCACGACGCTTCTGAAACCATCAACAAGATTCAGTACTACATGGTTGGCGATCAGACCGGCAACATCACCAATAACTTTGGTGTAATGCGTGAAGGCCAGGGCCTGGCAGACCGTGCAACTTTTCTGATCGATCCGGATGGCATTATTCAGGCCGTTGAGATTACCGCGGAAGGCGTCGGTCGTGATGCGTCTGAGTTGATGCGTAGGGTGAAGGCTGCTCAGTACGTGCGCAAGCACCCGGGCGAAGTGTGCCCAGCCAAGTGGCAGGAAGGCGAAGCGACACTGTCTCCTTCACTGGATCTGGTTGGCAAGATCTAA
- a CDS encoding cation transporting ATPase C-terminal domain-containing protein has product MVSDGAPALALGLDPGDEAAMSKPPRPREEGVITRGMWAGIVFVGLITATGTLFVLDASLPGGLVAGTGNLAYGQTMVFTTLVLFSLFTVFTSRSDEQSAFSGLFSNLWLWAAVALSLLLQLAVVYLPFLQKPFSTVSLSLEDWLFCTAVASSVLWLRELSKLVVRLRNRASGPAAARSS; this is encoded by the coding sequence ATGGTCAGCGATGGCGCACCGGCTCTGGCTCTCGGGCTGGACCCGGGTGATGAAGCCGCCATGAGCAAGCCGCCAAGACCCCGGGAAGAAGGTGTCATCACACGGGGCATGTGGGCCGGGATTGTTTTCGTTGGTCTGATCACCGCAACCGGTACTCTGTTTGTGCTGGATGCATCGCTGCCCGGCGGTCTGGTGGCCGGCACGGGCAACCTCGCCTATGGCCAGACCATGGTTTTCACCACCTTGGTGCTGTTCTCACTGTTTACCGTGTTTACGTCAAGATCCGATGAGCAGAGCGCGTTCAGCGGGCTGTTCTCTAATCTCTGGTTGTGGGCGGCGGTGGCCCTGTCACTGTTGCTGCAATTGGCGGTTGTGTACCTGCCATTTCTGCAAAAACCCTTCTCTACGGTCAGCCTTAGCCTTGAGGACTGGCTATTCTGCACCGCCGTGGCCAGCTCGGTGCTGTGGCTGCGGGAGCTGAGCAAGCTGGTTGTCCGCCTACGAAACCGGGCATCTGGGCCAGCGGCCGCACGCAGCTCATAG
- a CDS encoding HAD-IC family P-type ATPase, with protein MIAPPREEAKEAVAPARKAGIGKELGICTNDRALTGAEIDEMSDDALHRAVQEISVYARVDPEHKLHIVKALQKGNHIVAMTGDGVNDAPALKTADIGVAMGITGTDVSRQAADIIFADDNFASIVAAVEEGRAIFAIAGHPDSVDQHGQRWRTGSGSRAGPG; from the coding sequence GTGATCGCGCCGCCGCGTGAAGAAGCCAAAGAGGCCGTGGCCCCAGCACGAAAAGCGGGTATTGGTAAAGAACTGGGTATTTGCACCAATGACCGGGCGCTCACCGGCGCGGAAATTGACGAGATGTCGGACGACGCACTGCACCGGGCCGTGCAAGAGATCTCGGTTTACGCCCGGGTTGATCCTGAACACAAACTGCATATCGTCAAGGCGTTGCAGAAAGGTAACCACATAGTCGCGATGACCGGCGACGGTGTAAATGACGCACCTGCCTTGAAAACCGCCGATATCGGTGTGGCCATGGGCATTACCGGCACCGATGTATCTCGCCAGGCAGCGGATATCATTTTTGCAGACGACAACTTTGCCAGTATTGTTGCTGCTGTGGAGGAAGGCCGCGCGATTTTCGCCATTGCTGGCCACCCAGATTCTGTGGATCAACATGGTCAGCGATGGCGCACCGGCTCTGGCTCTCGGGCTGGACCCGGGTGA
- a CDS encoding DUF3581 domain-containing protein: protein MFLERFHCEKDGRVYISAAQASLFAKEVAGDFNPIHDPDARRFCVPGDLLFAVVLWRFGLSTNMTFHFRALLGKDVPLEFREGADGTIQVCDQAGKVYLEVARSGDITTDKVFIEEFTLGYVAASGKNFPHTMKPLMESNGVMFNPDRPMVMYDSMTVTLDSLHAVSPELELHNATLEANGKRGQVTLEYRLMSGDQALGTVSKRLVLGGLRPYCQDAMADVVEQFYRLKARGVRYGTDIAST from the coding sequence ATGTTTCTAGAACGTTTTCACTGTGAAAAGGATGGCCGCGTATACATCAGCGCCGCCCAGGCCAGCTTGTTTGCCAAAGAAGTGGCCGGGGACTTTAACCCGATTCACGACCCGGACGCCCGCCGCTTTTGCGTGCCAGGGGATTTACTGTTCGCTGTAGTACTTTGGCGTTTTGGCTTGTCGACGAATATGACCTTCCACTTTCGCGCCCTGCTGGGTAAAGACGTGCCCCTGGAATTTCGCGAAGGCGCCGATGGCACTATTCAGGTGTGCGATCAAGCCGGCAAGGTGTATCTGGAAGTCGCCCGCAGCGGCGACATAACCACCGACAAAGTGTTTATCGAGGAATTCACCTTGGGTTACGTGGCAGCGTCGGGCAAAAACTTCCCGCACACCATGAAGCCTTTGATGGAATCCAATGGCGTGATGTTCAACCCGGACCGGCCAATGGTGATGTACGACAGCATGACCGTCACATTGGATAGTCTGCATGCAGTGTCACCGGAACTGGAGCTGCATAACGCCACCCTGGAAGCCAACGGCAAGCGCGGCCAGGTCACTCTGGAGTATCGCCTGATGTCTGGCGACCAGGCGCTGGGTACCGTATCCAAACGGTTGGTGTTGGGCGGTTTGCGCCCATACTGCCAGGATGCCATGGCCGATGTGGTAGAACAGTTCTACCGCCTGAAGGCCCGCGGTGTCCGTTACGGCACAGACATCGCCAGTACCTGA
- the ahpF gene encoding alkyl hydroperoxide reductase subunit F — MLDANLKGQLKGYLDKVKQPIELVAALDDSAKASELYELLQEIDGLSDMITLREDGDSDVRRPSFAINRVGTDVGVRFAGIPMGHEFTSLVLALLQVGGHPSKATPELIQQVQELDGHFEFETYFSLSCQNCPDVVQALNLMSVLNPSVKHTAIDGALFQAEVEEREIMAVPSVYLNGKLFGQGRMKLEEIVAKLDTSTDVREADKLRQKGIFEVLVIGGGPAGSAAAVYAARKGISTGIAAERFGGQVADTMGIENLISVPYTEGPKLVAAMEQNVIEYGVDIMNMQRAEKLIPATKPGMPHEIRMANGASLKTRTLVLSTGARWRQLGVPGEDKYRNKGVAYCPHCDGPLFKGKRVAVIGGGNSGVEAAIDLAGIVGHVTLLEFGAELRADEVLQRKLRSLKNVDVAVSAQTTEVTGANGKVNGLDYTDRNSGENVHVTLEGVFIQIGLIPNTEWLKGDIELSKHGEVIINERNETSIPGVFAAGDATTVPYKQIVISMGEGSKAALSAFDFLIRNSVDE; from the coding sequence ATGTTAGATGCCAATCTGAAAGGTCAATTGAAAGGTTACCTAGACAAAGTAAAGCAGCCCATCGAGCTGGTTGCTGCGCTAGACGATAGCGCCAAAGCCAGCGAGCTGTACGAGCTGCTGCAGGAAATCGACGGGTTGTCTGACATGATCACCCTGCGTGAAGATGGCGATTCAGACGTGCGTCGCCCGTCATTTGCCATCAACCGTGTGGGCACCGACGTAGGTGTACGTTTCGCCGGTATCCCCATGGGCCACGAGTTTACGTCTCTGGTGTTGGCACTGTTGCAGGTGGGTGGGCATCCTTCCAAGGCCACCCCGGAGCTGATCCAGCAGGTTCAGGAACTTGACGGCCATTTTGAATTTGAAACCTATTTCTCGCTGTCGTGCCAGAACTGCCCCGATGTGGTGCAGGCGCTGAACCTGATGAGTGTGCTTAACCCAAGCGTGAAGCACACCGCTATTGACGGTGCTTTGTTCCAGGCCGAAGTGGAAGAGCGTGAAATCATGGCGGTGCCCAGCGTGTACCTGAACGGCAAGCTGTTCGGCCAGGGCCGAATGAAGCTGGAAGAAATTGTGGCCAAGCTGGACACCAGCACCGACGTCCGTGAAGCCGATAAACTTCGTCAGAAGGGCATCTTTGAAGTACTGGTAATTGGCGGCGGCCCCGCAGGCTCCGCAGCGGCTGTTTATGCCGCGCGTAAAGGTATCTCTACCGGCATTGCCGCCGAACGCTTTGGTGGTCAGGTTGCTGACACCATGGGTATTGAAAATCTGATTTCCGTGCCCTACACAGAAGGCCCCAAGTTAGTGGCCGCGATGGAGCAGAACGTAATAGAGTATGGTGTGGATATCATGAACATGCAGCGGGCCGAAAAGCTGATTCCGGCGACAAAACCGGGCATGCCTCATGAAATCCGTATGGCCAACGGTGCGTCGTTGAAAACCCGCACCTTGGTGTTGTCTACCGGTGCCCGCTGGCGCCAGCTGGGTGTTCCCGGTGAGGACAAGTACCGCAACAAGGGCGTGGCTTACTGCCCGCACTGCGACGGCCCATTGTTCAAAGGCAAGCGCGTAGCCGTCATTGGCGGCGGTAACTCAGGCGTGGAAGCCGCCATCGACCTGGCTGGTATTGTTGGCCACGTAACCTTGCTGGAATTTGGTGCCGAATTGCGCGCTGACGAAGTGCTGCAGCGTAAGCTGCGCAGCCTGAAGAACGTGGATGTCGCGGTATCGGCCCAAACCACCGAAGTGACCGGTGCCAACGGTAAGGTGAATGGTCTGGACTACACCGACCGCAACAGCGGTGAAAATGTTCACGTAACGCTTGAAGGCGTGTTTATACAAATCGGCCTGATACCCAACACCGAGTGGCTGAAAGGCGATATCGAACTCAGTAAGCACGGCGAAGTCATCATCAACGAGCGCAACGAAACCAGCATTCCTGGCGTATTTGCCGCCGGTGATGCCACCACGGTGCCCTACAAGCAGATCGTGATTTCCATGGGCGAAGGTTCCAAAGCGGCCCTTAGCGCCTTTGACTTCCTGATTCGTAACTCTGTTGACGAGTAA
- a CDS encoding TrmH family RNA methyltransferase: MKLDDIKKLQQKKYREAFGHYLVEGEHLVLELQKAASRQPALKASELYVTEAYQHWQSPFTTYVIGERQMARLADTKTPQGILAVVPIPVAVIAPEMAPIITPAADSHPNLEKAIYLHEVQDPGNLGTILRTLAWFGGFRCLLSPGSVDPYNPKVVRASMGAIFHLPLETDVELASLSQRFHRLACLDLNGRSLTEPGFADHDCYLFGNEARGIPAQALDELNATAYTINGKGQIESLNLASAVNICSWELMRS, encoded by the coding sequence GTGAAGCTGGATGACATTAAAAAACTGCAGCAAAAAAAATACCGCGAGGCTTTCGGACACTATCTGGTGGAAGGCGAGCATCTGGTGCTGGAGTTGCAAAAAGCTGCCAGCCGCCAGCCCGCGCTGAAAGCTTCAGAACTTTACGTAACGGAGGCTTATCAACACTGGCAAAGCCCGTTCACCACGTACGTGATTGGCGAGCGCCAGATGGCGCGGCTGGCAGATACCAAAACACCTCAGGGTATTTTGGCGGTCGTGCCAATACCAGTGGCCGTTATAGCGCCTGAAATGGCGCCGATAATCACGCCCGCCGCCGATTCGCATCCCAACCTCGAAAAAGCCATTTATCTGCACGAGGTGCAGGACCCAGGCAACCTGGGCACCATTTTACGCACTCTGGCCTGGTTCGGCGGTTTTCGCTGCCTGCTCAGCCCCGGCAGCGTTGACCCTTATAATCCAAAAGTGGTGCGTGCCAGCATGGGCGCGATATTTCATCTGCCGCTGGAAACCGATGTTGAGCTGGCCAGCCTGAGCCAGCGATTTCACCGCTTGGCTTGCCTCGACTTGAATGGCCGCAGCTTAACCGAGCCCGGCTTCGCCGACCACGACTGCTATTTGTTCGGCAACGAAGCCCGCGGCATTCCGGCTCAGGCCCTTGATGAGCTGAACGCCACCGCCTACACCATAAACGGCAAAGGCCAGATTGAATCTCTCAATCTGGCCTCGGCGGTCAATATTTGCAGCTGGGAGCTGATGCGCAGCTGA
- the rlmE gene encoding 23S rRNA (uridine(2552)-2'-O)-methyltransferase RlmE, giving the protein MARSKSSNRWLEEHVSDPFVKKAQVDGYRSRASYKLLEINAKDKLIQPTMTVMDLGSAPGGWSQVATDLVGHKGRVIASDILPMDAVAGVEFIQGDFTENAVFDEIMAVLGDAKVDVVISDMAPNISGVNAADQAASMYLIELALDMASQVLKPKGSFVAKVFHGGGYDGYVKAVRELFDKVVVRKPDSSRARSREVYLVGKGFRG; this is encoded by the coding sequence ATGGCCCGATCAAAAAGCAGTAACCGCTGGTTGGAAGAGCACGTCAGCGATCCTTTCGTGAAAAAAGCGCAAGTGGATGGCTACCGCTCCCGTGCCAGCTACAAGCTCCTTGAAATTAACGCCAAAGACAAGCTCATCCAACCCACTATGACGGTGATGGACCTGGGTTCTGCGCCTGGCGGTTGGTCCCAGGTGGCCACCGACCTGGTGGGGCATAAAGGTCGGGTAATAGCCTCGGACATTCTGCCCATGGACGCCGTTGCCGGTGTCGAGTTTATTCAGGGCGATTTTACCGAGAACGCTGTTTTTGACGAAATCATGGCGGTATTGGGCGATGCAAAAGTCGACGTGGTGATTTCAGATATGGCGCCCAACATCAGCGGCGTAAACGCGGCGGACCAGGCCGCGTCTATGTATTTGATCGAGCTGGCGCTGGATATGGCCAGCCAGGTGCTAAAACCCAAAGGCAGTTTCGTCGCCAAGGTGTTCCACGGCGGAGGTTATGACGGCTACGTGAAAGCCGTGCGCGAACTGTTCGACAAGGTGGTGGTGCGCAAACCGGATTCTTCCCGCGCCCGCTCACGGGAGGTCTATCTGGTGGGTAAGGGCTTTCGCGGCTGA
- a CDS encoding encapsulin-associated ferritin-like protein, with protein sequence MANDSYHEPVGELSDETRDMHRAVSSLMEEFEAVDWYNQRVDSCKDEELKAILAHNRDEEKEHAAMVLEWIRRKDPTMDKYLREFLFTDGSIADHG encoded by the coding sequence ATGGCGAACGACAGCTACCACGAACCGGTTGGAGAATTGTCCGATGAAACGCGGGATATGCACCGGGCCGTCAGCTCGTTAATGGAAGAATTCGAAGCCGTTGACTGGTACAACCAGCGGGTCGATTCCTGCAAAGACGAAGAACTCAAAGCCATTCTGGCCCACAACCGCGACGAAGAAAAAGAACACGCTGCGATGGTGCTGGAATGGATTCGGCGCAAAGACCCGACCATGGACAAGTATCTGCGGGAATTTTTGTTCACCGACGGCTCTATAGCTGATCACGGATAA
- a CDS encoding DEAD/DEAH box helicase encodes MSFSSLGLSEPLVRATLDQGYETPSPIQLKAIPAVLAGKDVMAAAQTGTGKTAGFVLPILQMLEQNPRTGKGPRVLILTPTRELAAQVHDSVNLYSRYVPTRAAVVFGGVKINPQMMKLRKGLDVLVATPGRLMDLYQQNAVRFSEVEFLVLDEADRMLDMGFIRDIRKILAMLPAKRQSLLFSATFSNEIRTLAKGLLNDPVQIDVAVRNTTAESVIQSVYPVDQSQKTALLSKLVRDNSWEQVLVFTRTKHGANRLTEKLGKDGITAAAIHGNKSQGARTRALAEFKQGDIRVLVATDIAARGLDIKQLPQVVNFELPNVPEDYVHRIGRTGRAGESGHALSLVSADELSMLVGIEKLIKKQLPRKEVEGFEPKNHVALKPKAKADPSKARNRSGGNGGGNGRPSDNPGGRSAGRSQNGNGGRSGQRQNQGA; translated from the coding sequence ATGAGTTTTTCTTCACTCGGTTTGTCTGAGCCGCTAGTCCGTGCCACTTTGGACCAAGGTTATGAAACCCCGTCACCCATTCAGTTAAAAGCTATTCCAGCGGTATTGGCCGGTAAAGACGTGATGGCCGCCGCGCAAACCGGCACCGGTAAAACCGCCGGTTTTGTTCTGCCGATACTGCAGATGCTGGAGCAGAACCCGCGTACCGGCAAAGGCCCGCGCGTGCTGATTCTGACGCCTACCCGCGAACTTGCCGCCCAGGTGCACGACAGCGTGAACCTTTATAGCCGTTACGTGCCAACCCGCGCGGCTGTGGTATTTGGCGGTGTGAAAATCAACCCGCAGATGATGAAGCTGCGCAAAGGGCTGGACGTACTGGTGGCAACACCCGGCCGCCTGATGGACCTGTATCAGCAGAACGCTGTGCGTTTCAGCGAAGTAGAATTTCTGGTGCTGGATGAAGCCGACCGCATGCTGGATATGGGCTTTATTCGCGATATCCGCAAGATTCTGGCCATGCTGCCTGCGAAGCGTCAGAGCCTGCTGTTTTCTGCAACCTTCTCCAACGAAATTCGCACCCTGGCTAAGGGCCTGCTGAACGACCCGGTGCAGATTGATGTGGCAGTGCGCAACACCACCGCCGAAAGCGTTATTCAATCCGTGTATCCGGTGGATCAGAGCCAGAAAACGGCGCTGTTGAGCAAACTGGTGCGCGACAACAGCTGGGAACAAGTGCTGGTATTTACCCGCACCAAGCACGGTGCCAACCGCCTGACTGAGAAGCTGGGCAAAGACGGTATTACCGCTGCTGCGATTCACGGCAATAAGTCCCAAGGCGCCCGTACCCGTGCTTTGGCCGAGTTCAAACAGGGTGATATCCGTGTGCTGGTAGCGACCGACATCGCCGCTCGCGGTCTGGATATTAAGCAGTTGCCCCAAGTGGTGAATTTTGAACTGCCTAACGTGCCGGAAGACTACGTTCACCGCATTGGCCGTACCGGCCGCGCGGGCGAAAGTGGCCACGCGTTGTCGCTGGTGAGTGCTGACGAACTCAGCATGCTGGTGGGTATCGAAAAGCTGATCAAGAAGCAGCTGCCGCGCAAGGAAGTAGAAGGCTTTGAGCCGAAGAACCACGTGGCGCTGAAGCCAAAAGCCAAAGCGGACCCGAGCAAAGCCCGCAACCGCAGCGGTGGAAACGGTGGCGGCAATGGCCGGCCAAGTGATAATCCCGGCGGACGCAGCGCAGGCCGTAGCCAGAATGGCAATGGCGGCCGTTCAGGTCAGCGTCAAAACCAGGGTGCTTGA